The Acomys russatus chromosome 3, mAcoRus1.1, whole genome shotgun sequence genome has a window encoding:
- the LOC127186743 gene encoding olfactory receptor 4K1, with the protein MAHSNESTISEFVLLGLSQFWELQLVLFTIFFVIYVTSVLGNIMIIIIIFSNSHLNSPMYFLLSNLSFIDICQSNFATPKMLVDFFVEHKTISFKGCMAQIFLLHSFVGSEMMLLVAMGYDRFVAICKPLHYNLIMSRRICIIFVSISWAVGILHSVSHLVFTVNLPFCGPNEVDSFFCDLPLVIKLACMDTYRMEILTLVNSGLISLSCFLVLIISYIVILVTVQRQSSSGSSKALSTLTAHITVVILFFGPCIYFYIWPFSRLSVDKFLSVFYIICTPLLNPIIYSLRNEDVKSALRKLRNHYVNPGKN; encoded by the coding sequence ATGGCTCACAGTAATGAATCCACCATATCTGAGTTTGTGCTACTGGGACTTTCTCAATTTTGGGAACTTCAGCTTGTACTTTTTACCATATTCTTTGTCATCTATGTGACATCAGTCTTGGGCAATATCAtgattatcatcatcattttttctAATTCACATTTGAACTCTCCTATGTACTTCTTGCTCAGTAACCTTTCTTTCATTGATATCTGCCAATCTAATTTTGCCACTCCCAAGATGCTTGTGGACTTTTTTGTTGAGCACAAAACTATTTCTTTCAAGGGTTGCATGGCCCAAATATTTCTTCTTCATAGCTTTGTTGGGAGTGAAATGATGTTGCTCGTAGCCATGGGATATGACAGGTTTGTAGCAATATGTAAGCCACTGCACTACAATTTAATTATGAGTAGGAGAATATGCATAATTTTTGTGTCTATTTCCTGGGCAGTAGGTATTCTTCATTCTGTGAGCCACTTGGTATTTACAGTAAATTTGCCCTTCTGTGGTCCCAATGAGGTAGATAGCTTCTTTTGTGATCTTCCTTTGGTGATAAAGCTGGCTTGCATGGATACATACAGAATGGAAATTTTGACCTTGGTGAACAGTGGCCTGATCTCACTGAGCTGTTTCCTGGTTTTAATTATCTCCTATATTGTCATTTTAGTCACTGTCCAGCGTCAGTCCTCTAGTGGGTCATCCAAAGCACTTTCTACACTAACTGCCCATATCACAGTAGTGATCCTTTTTTTTGGGCcatgtatttatttctacatATGGCCTTTTAGCAGACTGTCTGTGGATAAGTTCCTCTCTGTTTTCTATATCATTTGTACGCCATTACTGAACCCTATCATATATTCCTTGAGAAATGAAGATGTTAAGTCAGCCTTGAGGAAATTGAGAAACCACTATGTAAATCCTGGGAAAAATTAA